In Myxocyprinus asiaticus isolate MX2 ecotype Aquarium Trade chromosome 8, UBuf_Myxa_2, whole genome shotgun sequence, a single genomic region encodes these proteins:
- the wu:fj19g03 gene encoding uncharacterized protein wu:fj19g03 isoform X2, which produces MLAVLTLVLLASSVIEGWVLSKCELKNHLEDTQFKVIQGMGINLTVEDLIARLVCTVENTSGFNTSLITSIQINQDQFRLPVRPPFRPSPKPKEKDPSTKEEDDEKLEEEHIIPVELQRSPKQRPGRSVPEGSIISSERQGGKDHFWGLFPKKSPAESSGSSSEESSEEESSGDSSEEPRDDDVITWNLFGIFQLSDRVACDSGSSGTLNICRLECGALINDDITDDIICLKTLVESHGKFTGFSPKKRFLTKMMAMLFMKECRSVVPSQYFDECS; this is translated from the exons ATGTTGGCCGTGTTGACTCTTGTTCTGTTGGCGTCCAGTGTAATTGAGGGATGGGTTCTGAGTAAATGTGAGCTGAAGAACCATCTGGAAGACACTCAGTTCAAGGTGATTCAAGGCATGGGAATCAATTTGACCGTGGAAGATCTCATCGCCAGAC TTGTTTGTACTGTAGAAAACACTTCAGGGTTCAACACCAGCCTCATCACCAGCATCCAAATCAACCAAGATCAATTCAGGCTTCCAGTCAGACCTCCATTCCGTCCTTCTCCCAAACCAAAAGAGAAAGATCCTTCCACAAAGGAAGAAGATGATGAAAAACTGGAAGAGGAACACATAATCCCTGTTGAACTGCAAAGAAGTCCCAAGCAAAGACCCGGAAGATCTGTCCCAGAGGGAAGCATCATTTCCTCTGAGAGACAAGGAGGAAAGGACCATTTCTGGGGTCTGTTCCCGAAAAAGTCCCCTGCTGAATCATCTGGAAGCAGTTCAGAGGAGTCGTCTGAGGAGGAAAGTTCTGGAGACAGCTCCGAGGAACCACGTGATGATGATGTCATCACATGGAACTTGTTCGGAATCTTCCAGCTGAGCGATCGCGTGGCTTGTGATTCTGGATCTAGTGGAACTCTGAACATCTGTCGTTTGGAGTGCGGCG CTCTCATTAATGATGACATCACTGATGACATCATCTGCTTGAAGACTTTGGTAGAAAGCCATGGCAAGTT CACTGGATTTAGTCCTAAGAAGAGATTCCTCACCAAGAT GATGGCAATGCTCTTCATGAAGGAGTGTCGATCTGTCGTCCCTTCACAATACTTTGACGAGTGTTCTTAA
- the wu:fj19g03 gene encoding uncharacterized protein wu:fj19g03 isoform X1: MITGTVTYISTLIRTTGEPRRTALDSHLYLQQASSSSTEPLISEQRVIDGILSVKMLAVLTLVLLASSVIEGWVLSKCELKNHLEDTQFKVIQGMGINLTVEDLIARLVCTVENTSGFNTSLITSIQINQDQFRLPVRPPFRPSPKPKEKDPSTKEEDDEKLEEEHIIPVELQRSPKQRPGRSVPEGSIISSERQGGKDHFWGLFPKKSPAESSGSSSEESSEEESSGDSSEEPRDDDVITWNLFGIFQLSDRVACDSGSSGTLNICRLECGALINDDITDDIICLKTLVESHGKFTGFSPKKRFLTKMMAMLFMKECRSVVPSQYFDECS, translated from the exons ATGATTACAGGTACTGTTACGTATATAAGTACACTCATAAGAACTACGGGTGAACCGCGAAGAACAGCATTAGACTCTCATCTGTACCTCCAACAAGCATCTTCATCCTCAACAGAACCTCTG ATATCAGAGCAGAGAGTGATAGACGGTATTCTCTCAGTGAAGATGTTGGCCGTGTTGACTCTTGTTCTGTTGGCGTCCAGTGTAATTGAGGGATGGGTTCTGAGTAAATGTGAGCTGAAGAACCATCTGGAAGACACTCAGTTCAAGGTGATTCAAGGCATGGGAATCAATTTGACCGTGGAAGATCTCATCGCCAGAC TTGTTTGTACTGTAGAAAACACTTCAGGGTTCAACACCAGCCTCATCACCAGCATCCAAATCAACCAAGATCAATTCAGGCTTCCAGTCAGACCTCCATTCCGTCCTTCTCCCAAACCAAAAGAGAAAGATCCTTCCACAAAGGAAGAAGATGATGAAAAACTGGAAGAGGAACACATAATCCCTGTTGAACTGCAAAGAAGTCCCAAGCAAAGACCCGGAAGATCTGTCCCAGAGGGAAGCATCATTTCCTCTGAGAGACAAGGAGGAAAGGACCATTTCTGGGGTCTGTTCCCGAAAAAGTCCCCTGCTGAATCATCTGGAAGCAGTTCAGAGGAGTCGTCTGAGGAGGAAAGTTCTGGAGACAGCTCCGAGGAACCACGTGATGATGATGTCATCACATGGAACTTGTTCGGAATCTTCCAGCTGAGCGATCGCGTGGCTTGTGATTCTGGATCTAGTGGAACTCTGAACATCTGTCGTTTGGAGTGCGGCG CTCTCATTAATGATGACATCACTGATGACATCATCTGCTTGAAGACTTTGGTAGAAAGCCATGGCAAGTT CACTGGATTTAGTCCTAAGAAGAGATTCCTCACCAAGAT GATGGCAATGCTCTTCATGAAGGAGTGTCGATCTGTCGTCCCTTCACAATACTTTGACGAGTGTTCTTAA